A window of Watersipora subatra chromosome 10, tzWatSuba1.1, whole genome shotgun sequence genomic DNA:
GCGGACAAACTGACATTAAGTAGACGTGTCACACATTGCTACAATTTCTTTAATTAATTTGGTTCGTTCaggcattattattaatacctcAAACAGATTCAACTTCCTACTAGATATCTATTCTGAACATCATTAAGCTAAGCATTTTATTATCTAGTTTtagtctatatacatgtacacaggtTGACCTGTATACAAAGTGTTCAAACGAGTGAGTGTTGAGTTACATGTATAGCTACTTAAGCAACTGAATATTGATGTAACATGTCTTTACAGTATAACTTCTTCAATGTAACATGGAGAATGAATGATGTTGGCTTTGAGTTCACAAACTTAAAGACCCAATTGGGCTATGTCCTAGTGAAACAATCTTCTGCTGTTAAAAGGTCTTATGTAGAATTACCACATTTCAGGCAATTTAAAAGATGAACTTAAATTTATCGGgctaaaatttacatacatatttggTTATGGCTTAAAAACATATGGTTTCGGCCCGCCAATGAACTAAGGAAAAGTACGAAACTTAGATATTGAACCATTCTGCCAAAACTGATAGAGAAATTTCTCCGTTGTTCTCTTGAACAAAGCCAAATCATCATTGATGCTACATTATATGAACAAAAAGAACATCGTTATAACAATTATTGACTTTATTTCCATTTATTCATTTACATGTCATGGAACTAGTAGGCGAATTGGCAGTGGTGTTGAAGTTATGATGTAAGATAATGGTTCGGTTCTAAAACTACTTGAATACTTGAATAGACTCGTGTGAGCATTCTGGTTGCTTTTACAACAGTTAAAACACACCAATTATATACTCAATTCTGTACTACCatccaaattttgaaaattctgaaaagtttcAAACTAATTGATCATATTTCCTCAAGCATCTCAAAACATCTTGTAAAATACCTAACATCTAAGTTATTTATAACTAGCGATTTTAATGACATCGACATAAGCATGATCACAGACATTCTTCTAGGAAAAGCAGAAAGTCGGCTTTccaacaacataaaaatgaaatgctttatcttattttcaatattttcaaCCTACACGAATACACAAAAATTGGTTGCTTTCTTCTACCACCTATTCTTGCTAGTAACCATCAGGTAATAGATGTATCATCTGTTAATTGTTCAGCCTTTCCAAGATATACTACGATCAAAAGATTTTTAGTCACACTAACGTCTAAAATTGCTGCCACAAATGAATTGTCACCTGCCAATTCGATTAAGTTATATACCAATGTACCAATGACTTAGTAGATACAAAGGTTCTAGTCTTTAACAGAGATAAGTGACTAGTGTCTAGGAGAGACATTGTGCCACAAGACCGACCATTAATCACGTCGCCACTTATTGACAAACAATACTTACAAACGCACAGAAAAAGAATCCTTCTTGAAAGGTTTTATCGAAAAAAACTGTCATGTATGTTTAAGGAGCAAATTTCTGATCaagcataaaataaaatttacaatacATGAAAACAAACTGgttgcaaaatgcaaaataagaGAATGTAACACACCCTCTTTACAACTGATGTTCACGGATGAAATCTGGACAAATTCTGCACGATTTGTTGAGTAGCTCATCTCATAGTATTTCACTGATCATGATCAATAAATACCCACTATTCCGACTTGCGCAGTAAACCTGTTACTGTAAATGGCGACATCTACAGTTTATAaagttttgacaaaaatgaatacTTCTAAATCAAATAGCAGAAAGGATTTTCCCAGTTGGATAAGCAAAAACAACACCCTTCTTCTTGCTGATCCACTGACAGACATCATAAATACAATTTCTCCAAGAaggtatatttttattgtattggAAAAAAGCTGCAGCGACATTAATGAACAAAGTGACATCACCACAAAGCTTCAGACAATTGAAACCCAGATCCTTTCTTTTCTATTTTGGAAAGATTGCTGAAACTGTCAACTCCCAGCCAATTATGAAAGGTTTCCCTACACTGAATAAACAATTTGCTTGAACCAAGAATTTTACCTACAAATTTTCTATTCAAGTTCATACCTAGTAGATGCTATGATCTTGATCAGTTGTTCTTAACCAGGAGAGAattcccccccccccctctcccaAGGGAAATTTTGGGATTTTAGGGGGGAATTTGGCAGTTTGCCAAAGGGGATTTCCATGGCACtaatttttcttatataaaGGGCAGCGAGGAGTGAATGAATTTCAGTAGTTTCAACAAAGCCAAGATCTAAAACTGTGGAAAAGGTAAGGATTGCTacactacatgcatatacatacctgcaatattaattgttcagttaccgatttggtttgcataaacatataacattttgacaatttagtctgtagcctaacatatgtatgatgttttgctcatgtagatattgaacgtgttcaaatattttgattgcatatcccttattgtaggtgttagaaatgtcaaagacaaaaagacaaacatatGATGATTTTTACGTCAACTATGGATTCACTTGTATGATTAAAAGAAACAGATTACCACAATGTATTttgtgcatgaaagtgctcgctAACGACTCCAAGAAACCACAACAACTTAagcaacacttaataaataAACATGCAGAACCCATGGATAAAACAAAGCCGTTCTTTGAAGCTAAAGAGAGGGAGAACTCAAGCGAGTAAAACTGGATTCCACTGGCAGCTTTCATATCCAGGCACAGGCCATTACCAAGGCATCCTATGCTCTGTCTTACCATATCGCCAGAGATAAGAAGCCGCACACCATCGGTGAAACATTAGTTAAACCTTGTCTGCTGGAGTGTACTAAGATTATTCTCGGAGACACAGCCGCTCAAAAGATAGCTGATGTATCCCTCTCAGACAGCACAGTGAAATCGAGGATCGATGATATGTCTGCGGACATGAAGAGGCAAGTAATTGAAAAGATCAAGTCATCTCCTATGTTCGCCATTCAACTTGATGAATCCACTGATGTTGCTAGCATTTCACAGCTGATGGCCTTTGCACGCTATGTACACAGAGAAACAATTGAGGAAGAATTTATGTTTTGCAGTCCTCTAACAGAGACCACCACAGTTGCTGATGTTATGAACCTGGTTTCGACTTCTTCAGCAAAGAACATCTAGACTGGGGCAAACTAATTGTAGTTTGCACTGATGGTGCTCCAGCCATGCTTGGCTATCATGCTGAATTTGCACAGTTGCTAAAAGAAAAGAATCCTTTAGTAGTGAGTACCCATTGCTTCTTTCACAGACAAGCGCTAGCAGCAAAAACTCTTCTTAAAGGATTGCAGGAACTCCTTTCTTCAGTGATTAATgtagtaaactttatcaaaggCTCTGCTTTGCAAACACGTTTCTTCTACAAGTTATGCGAAGATATGGATGCTGTGCACTCATCACTATTGTTCCACACCGAAGTTCGATTGTTATCAAAGGGTAATATGCTTCTGCGTTTCTTCAATATATGAGCAGAGATCATTGAGTTCTTGAAAACTCGTCACAAACTCAAACTACTGGCTTCAATGCAGGTGGAAAGCATTCATCAGTGTCTTGCTTACCTGGTTGACATATTTGGTTCAATTAATGAAGTGAACACAAAGACGCAAGGTAGAGGACAGAAATGTGTTCAATGTAACTGATAGTATCAATGCATTCAAGGACAACCTCAAACTCTGGGTGGAAAGACTGGCTACTGGGAATGTAAGAGTTTCATTTCTAGTTGTGCATTCATTAGTTGACAAGAAGGCTCCTTCCGCTTCTTTGCTAACCGACATAAAGCATCACTTGAACAGCTtaatagcagagtttgagagatATTTTCCAAAAGCTAGATCTTAGCACACAGCAATTGATGAGCCTGAGTCTAGACCCTTTCAGGCGCAACGTCCACAAAATTTCGTAACAGCTACAGGAGGAGTTTTTGGAGCTGACAAACAACTCTGCATTAAAAGATGACTTCAGGGAGCTATCAATAGAGCACTTTTGGGTTCAGGCCCAAAGATTGTATTCCAACATAAGCTTGGCCGCTTTCAAGATGCTCATACCATTTGCTTCCACATATCTTTGCGAGTCAGCATTTTCAGCAATGCTAACCATAAAGAGCAAATCTAGAAACTGGCTGGAAGTAGAAGCTGACTTACGGTGTGCCTTATCTACAACAACtcctaacatcaaaattctggttagctccaaacaaacacagaaatcgcactagtctgctgactgtcttacaatgatagatatattgagtttcaatatacattcatttttaatattccatgtaagtatgactgtaataaatgcatatatacatgtatatatatgtatataagttatatatgtaaataaagttcaCTACCTAGTTGCAGTGCATTATTTGAAGGATTTGGGAGAGGGGGACAATTTCGGTCTAGGTTTGGAAAAGGGGAATGGGGcaaaaaggttaagaaccactgaaTTTGATGAAAGCTCTGTTGCTAAATTTCAGCTTCGCTTTGACAAGATGGTGTCCCATATAGCTGTTGAAAAAGTGATCTCGCTTGACATCTTATCGTTCCCAGAAAGATTGTAAAAATGTTCTTCACAAACTATTTGTAAAGAGTAAAATATATAGGTATTACCTTACCAAATGAACACCACAGGATCGAAGTCCCCATGGAACAATTTTTGGTCCTTTATTATGGAATGGTTTTGTGCATAACCTCAACCAAGTGGGCAACAAAATATGCTGATGACCTTATCTTGTATAACACTGTGAAATGATATGGAGAATCAATCACTGAATCAACCAAAACTATATCGTCAATTATCATTTACTTGTCAGAACCCACTACAGTATGCAGCAGATTCAGCATCACTTTGGTGTAAAAAAGAATTATAGGTGTCTGAATACTGCAGTCATTGTCTATTAATTTTACCATCGAGAAAAGCGTATGCAGCCCCTCTATCACAACTAACAACATGAACATCAAAAATACTGACGGTGCTAAGATTCTAGTCATACAAATGAACAATAATTTATGGTTCAGAAACCATATTCACTTTATTATTTCAAAAACTGACTATAGTGGtggttctcaaattcaatttgaccGTCAATTTATCTCTCTGCAACTGCGAAAGAAAAACTGACGTTGAGTAAGTgctatatttagtatatattcAAATTTCGCAACAATCTAGTTCGTCGGTATGTGTTGACAAAACCGACAAAAGGATAGCCGTGCAATTGTTCAGCAACACATGTACAAAGGTGATCAACCGGTGAAGGGGTTACACCGTTGGTCCACCAATTTGAATATTTCGAGTTGAAGTACAATAGAGAGTTTTCTTTTAGCCTAACCTGGACatctggatacagatagacgacgcaCAGGTCATACAACTTTTTTGTGAATTATTTTCTTTTGCTTTCTAGTAGAcgataaaatatttgctattagTTTGACTTTGCAGAGTAGACCGCAATGTACTTAAGGAACTTGAAtgtactactactgttactcaCATACTACAGTAGAATCGCCAAGATTGCAGAATTGGAAGCAGAAATAAACATGTTAAAATAAACATCAACTTCCATTTATTCATCTTAGTTGTCAAATACGTTTGGTCACAAACTACTAGCTAAGCAAAAGTCAGTATCTGATAGGCTCAAGCTTATGAGTTGGTATTCTGAAACAACCAAAAGAAATCTTCATGTCCAAGTTGAACCACTAAGAAAGCCATCAACCAACACCAAAATGTCTTCAATACTAGAAATTAAATCGTGCAGCAAACAAAATTCTATATCAAACCTTCAAATTCCACTTCCACAAGCCTTCCACTTCAAATCTTACCCTAACGCATATTGATCAATGCAATCCAGCCACAGCTGTCAAACAACCCACAGAAAACCGTCTTTTTGGAAACAACACTGTAGTTTCAATTTGACCCAACAGTACTTTACATAGATCATTAAACCAAGACACTGTCAGGAACgctcttaaccctttgaaccctaacggtCGACATCCCTGCATTGCGTAAGATGTGTCAAAAACCCTAGCGACCGGAATTCCAGCATTCACACGGCTTTGTTTACAACAGCTGTTTATGGGTAACAGTGTTAACCAATTAAATAAATTCTTGCAAAAgatgttagaccagaaatttaaGTCCTATTTGTaatagttttcaaatatctttacctacttccttcgttataataacaaaatttattagagcgatatcgcgaaaaaatcgaTACGACTTgttcgttggtaggtcataaatgtttgtgatgcaaataaagaattttatgatctgaactataatattttttagtatattttgagccatgaaataatgatgaacatgtgctcgatggatatgatactactgtaaatgttattacaagcttttaaaattgtacaaacTTTTATGATTTTAATCCATGGGAATAATAGTGAAGTACTGATTTTTTCTGGTTGATGACGTTAGCTGtgggttgcccgactttttcactagtgttttaccaaacatcattATATCATGAgaacatttaaatatatttgatagattttaaaaacttcaaatcgTTGGACAAATTACCCaaggttactgacacgcattggcAAGAACAGCCTGGGTTCAACGGGTTAAGAAACAGAATGAAACAAATAGCACAAAAACTAAGACTGGAACTTTCCCTATTCCCGCGTTCATCTATATTGAACGTTGTTCCAATATCCATCTATATACCTTTACTTGCATCTACTTTAATGGTCTTTAATAATATTAACCTTATCTTATtaaccttatatatatatcagttaggtACAAATCTCTCAAATCATCTCTTGgtgtt
This region includes:
- the LOC137407076 gene encoding protein FAM200C-like, which codes for MTNPGNMLEMILKRFDMPSKAQAITKASYALSYHIARDKKPHTIGETLVKPCLLECTKIILGDTAAQKIADVSLSDSTVKSRIDDMSADMKRQVIEKIKSSPMFAIQLDESTDVASISQLMAFARYVHRETIEEEFMFCSPLTETTTVADVMNLVSTSSAKNI